The genomic DNA TCGACTCCACGACGGCCAACCCGTCCGGCAGGTCGCCGACCCGGAACAGCTTCTGCCCGCTGTGCGGGTCGCGGCACTCGGCGCACGGACAGTTGTCGCGCAGCCAGTACGGAGACGGCCCCATCGACGCATCACTCCCTGAGTTGTCCAGCCAACTTCTCCCGAAGGGGCCAGCCAAGCCGCGCCGCCCGTCCGGCGGGCGGCACCCAGGTGAACACCGGTCGGTGCGCGGGCGACGATCAGGTCGGCGGGTGCCGAACACCGCAACGGCGTGCCGCAGCAGCCCGGTCGGCCGCCGTCGAATTCGGGGGTCCCCGCGGACCGCGGCGCCGTGCACGAAGGAAGCGGCCGGGGCGGGCACGCCCCGCGGGTCCTCCGTCAGGCGGAGTCGCGGACGATCAGCTCGGTGGGGAGGATGACGGTCGCCGGTTCCTCGCCGGCGATCCGGGCCAGCAGCAGGCGGACCATCTGCTCGCTGATCCGGTCCCAGGGCTGCCGTATGGTCGTCAGCGGCGGGCGGGCGGCGAGGGCGGCGGGGGAGTCGTCGAAGCCGCCGACGGCGACGTCGCCGGGGACGCTGCGCCCGGCCCGGTCGAGGGCGGCGAGGGCGCCGGTGGCCATCAGGTCGGAGGCGACGAAGACGGCGTCCAGGTCGGGGACGCGCTGCAGGAGTTCGACCATCGCGGCCTCGCCGCCGGCCCGGCTGTAGTCCCCGACGGCGATCAGGCCTTCGTCGACGGGGATGCCGTACTCCTGCAGGACCTCGCGGTAGCCGTAGAGGCGTTCGACGCCGCCGGGGGTGTCCTGCGGGCCGGCGATGGTGGCGACCCGGCGGCGGCCGGTGTCCAGCAGGTGGCGGACCATGTCCTTGGCGCCCTCGCGGTCGTCGGCCGCGACGTACGGGATCCGGCCGCGCTGGCCGAGCGGCTTGCCGCAGAAGACGACCGGGAGTTCGGCCTCGCGCAGGTGTTCCAGCATGGGGTTGCCGCTGTGCGAGGAGACCAGCAGGACGCCGTCCACGTGGCCGGCGGCCAGGTAGCGGGTGACCCGGCGGCGCTCCGGCTCGTTGCCGGCGGTCATCAGGATCAGCGGGATGTCGTGCTCGGCGAGCGCGGTGGTGCAGCCCCGCAGCAGGGTGGTGAAGTTGGGGTCCTCGAAGAAGCGCTCCTGCGGCTCGGTGAGCAGGAAGGCGACCGAGCCGGAGCGCTGGGTGACCAGGCTGCGGGCGGCCCGGTTGACCACGTAGCCGAGCTTGCGGATGGCGGCGTTCACGGACTCCAGGGCGGCGGGCGAGACGTTGTGGCCGCCCTGGAGGACGCGGGAGACGGTGCCTCGGGAGACGCCCGCCTCGGCGGCGACGTCGTGGATCGTCGGCGGCCGCTTGGTCCGGTTGGTGCGCCGGGGAGCGGGTTCCGTCATGGGTGGATCCTCAACAGATTGTGCTGGTGGACAGTCAGGACTTTACGGCCCCGGAGAGCAGATCGACACGCCAGTACCGCTGGAGTCCCAGGAACAGCGCGATCAGCGGTACCACCGAGAGCAGCGCGCCGGTGATGACCAGGGTGTAGAGGGCGGGCTCGTTGGCGCCCTGGGCGAGCAGCGAGTACAGGCCGACGGTGACCGGGAACTTGTGGTCGTCGCCGAGCATGATGTACGGCAGCAGGAAGTTGTTCCAGATCGCGACGAACTGGAAGAGGAAGACGGTGACCAGGCCGGGCACCATCATCGGCAGCGCGACCGAGCGGAACAGCCGGAGGTCCTTGGCGCCGTCGACCCGGGCGGCCTCGACCACCTCGTCGGGGACGGCGGCCTCGGCGTAGATCCGGGCCAGGTAGATGCCGTACGGGCTGAGGATGCTGGGCAGCAGCACCGACCAGTGGGTGTCGGCGAGGCCGGCCTTGGCCATCAGCAGGTACTGCGGCACGGCCAGCGTGATCGGCGGCATCAGCACGCCCGCCAGCAGCACGTTGAAGACGGTGTCGCGGCCGCGGAAGCGGTACTTGGCGAGCGCGTAGCCGGTGAGGCCGGAGACGGCGGCGGAGAGCAGGGCGCCGACGCCCGCGTAGAGCGCGGAGTTGGCCATCCACTGCCAGTAGACGCCGCCGCGGTAGCCCGACAGCTCGGCGAGGTTGTCGAGGAAGCCGGTGCCGGGGGCGTAGGTGAAGGTGGTGAACAGCTCGGCGCGGCTCTTGGTCGCGGCGGTGACCACCCAGACGATCGGGACCAGGCAGTAGAGCGCGCCGAGCAGCAGGAGCAGGGTGGGCACCCAGGCGGCGCGGCGGCGCGGCGGCGCGGTCGGGTTGCCGGGGGTGGTGCCGGGGGCGGGTGCGGTTCGGCGGGTGCCGAGGGTGGTGGTGCTCATCTCAGCTGCCTCCGTCGGCGCGCTTGTTGACCAGCTTGAGGAAGCCGAAGGACAGGACCAGGGTGGCCAGGGCGATCACCACGGAGGTGGCCGCGGCGGAGAAGACGTTCCCGTTGACGAAGGCGTCGCGGTACACCTTCATCAGCGGCGACCAGGTGGAGGTCATCGAGTTGGTCAGCGGCTTGAGGGTCATCGGCTCGGCGAAGACCTGGAGCGTGGCGATCATCGAGAAGAAGAAGGTGAGCACCAGCGAGGGCGCCACCATCGGGATCTTGATCCGCAGGGCGATCTGCAGCTCGGAGCAGCCGTCCAGCCGGGCGGCCTCGTAGACCTCGGCGGGCAGGGCGCGCAGCGAGGTGTAGATGACGATCATGTTGAAGCCGGTGCCGCCCCAGACCGCGATGTTGGCCATCGCCAGGTAGAGGCCGTTGCCGTGCAGCAGGTCGGGGCCGCTCATCCCGGCCTGGGTGAGCAGGAAGTAGCCGGGGCTGACGGTCGGCAGGTAGAGGAAGCCCCAGAGCAGCGAGGCGACGATGCCGGGAACCGCGTACGGCAGGAAGATCACCAGCCGGGAGAAGGCGGAGAAGCGCACCCGGGGGACGTCCAGCAGCAGGGCGAAGAACAGGGCGAGGCCCAGCATGGTGGGCACCAACAGCGCGCCGTACAGCAGGACCCGGCCGGAGCCTGCCAGCAGCTCGGAGTCGGCGAGCGCGGAGCTGTAGTTGGAGAGGCCGGCCCACACCTCCTGGCGGGCGTGCGAGCCGAGGCCGAGGCCCTTGACCCGGACGGCGCGGAAGGAGAGGTAGACGGCGTAGCCGATGGGCAGGGCGAAGAACAGGGCGAAGAGCAGGGTGGCCGGGGCGAGGAAGCCGTAGGGCGCGAGCCGCCGCGGAGGCCTGGTGGAGGGGGAGGCCATGGCAGTCCTTGATGGTCGGGACGGGGAAGGGCCCGGGGCCGCGGCGGCGGCCCCGGGTGGGGGTCGGCGTCAGCCGGCGAGCTTGAAGCCGTTCTTCTTCATGTCGTCGACGGTGGCGGTCTGCATGGCGGTCAGGGCCGGGGCGAAGTCGCCCTTGGCCTGGGAGGCCTGGCCGAAGGCGTCCTTGAAGGCGGAGTAGGCGACGTTCACGTTGGGGCCCCAGGCGGCCGGTGCGGTGCCCTTGGCGATCTCGGCGGCCTTGGCGTAGAAGTCCGGCTGGTTCGGGAAGAAGGCCGGGCCGGTGGTCAGGGTGGCCTGCGCGGCGGTGGCCGCCGGGTAGATGTTGACCTCCTTGACCAGGGCGGCGACGGCCTGCGGGTCGGTGTTCAGCCAGGTGGCGAACTTCGCGGCGGCGTCGGCGTGGCCGGCCTTGACCGCGCCGGTGGTGATGCCGGTGCTCGAACCGCCCCAGCTGCCGGTCGCGTTCTCGCCGGCGTTCCACTGCGGCAGCGGGGCCATCGCCCACTTGCCCTTGGTGTCGGGGGCGGAGCTCTCCAGCACGCCGGGCGCCCAGACGGCGGAGACCCAGGCGATCTGGGTGCCCTCGTTCAGCGCCTTGCTCCAGGCCGGGGTGTACATCGGCTGGTTGTCGACCGAGCCGTCCTTGACCAGGCCGCCCCAGAAGTCGGCGACCTTCTTGGTGGCGGTGTCGTCGATGGCCACCTTCCAGGTGTCGCCGGAGCTGGTCCACCACTTCGCGCCGGCCTGCTGGGCCAGGCCCGCGAACAGGCCGGAGTCGTTGGAGGAGAAGGTGGTCAGCGACTTGGCCGGGTCCTTGGCCTTCAGCTGGTGCGCGGCGTCGGCGAACTCGGCCCAGGTGGTGGGCACCTTCAGGCCGTACTGCTGGAAGAGGTCCTGGCGGTAGTAGAAGGCGAGCGGCGCGGAGTCCTGCGGGATCGCGTAGACCGCGTCGGTGCCGAGGGTGACCTGCTTCCAGACGCCGTCGGCGAACCTGTCCTTGACGGATCCGGCCTGCTTCGCCACGTCGGCCAGCACGTCGTTGGAGACCAGGGTGGGCAGCGCCTGGTACTCGGTCTGGATCAGGTCGGGTGCGTTGCCGGCCTTCGCGGCGGTGATCACCTTGGTGACCAGGTCGTCGCCGCCGGCCTGCTTGAGGACGTTGACCTGGATGTCCGGGTGCGACGCGTTCCAGGCCGCGGCGACCTTGTCCATGTTCGGCGCCCAGGACCAGAAGTTCAGGGTCACCGGGCCGGAGGCGGCCTTGGCGTCCGAGCCGGAGTCGCTGCCGGAGCAGGCGGAAAGGGCGAGCACTCCGGTGAGTGCGGCAGCGGCGGCGACGACGATGCGGCGGTGCATGGATCCTCCCGAGGATCACGGCAGAGGCAGGTGGGGGTGAGGGTGAGCCGCTGGTCGCCCCCTGGACCAGCGGCTGTGCACGTTCACAGTACGGAAATCCGGATGACACTTGTCAATCCCCGCAGCCTTACGGTTATCTAGGCGCAACACAGCGGTCAGCTGCTGTGCACGTTCACACCAAGCGGTTGATTGTCGCTTTGATCCTGGAGCATCCATGGCACACCACTGGCCGGTCGGGCTGGACCAGCTCGCCTACGGCGGGGACTACAACCCCGAGCAGTGGCCGGAGCACGTCTGGCAGGAGGACGTCCGCCTGATGCGCGAGGCCGGCGTCACCATGGTCAGCGTCGGGATCTTCTCCTGGGCGCTGCTGGAGACCGAACGCGGCGTGTACGACTTCGGCTGGCTCGACCGCCTGCTCGACCTGCTGCACGAGAACGGCATCCGGGTCGACCTCGGCACCCCCACCGTCGTCCCGCCCGCCTGGTTCTACCGCGAGCACCCCGAGGCGCTCCCGGTCGACCGCGAGGGCGTCCGCTACGAGTTCGGCGGCCGCGGCGCGATCTGCCACAGCTCACCGGCGTACCGGCAGGCGGCGGCCTCGATCACCGAACAGCTCGGGCGGCGCTACGGCAGCCACCCGGCGCTCGCGCTCTGGCACGTCCACAACGAGTACGGCGTGCCGGTCAGCGCCTGCTACTGCGAGGCCTCCGCGGAGGACTTCCGGCAGTGGCTGGCCGCCCGGTACACCACCCTCGAGGAGCTCAACGAGGCCTGGGGGACGGCCTTCTGGGGCCAGCACTACAACCGCTGGGACGACATCCGGCCGCCCCGGCTCACCCCCACCGCCTGCAACCCGGCCCAGCAGCTGGACTTCGCCCGGTTCACCAGCGACACCATCCTGGAGAACTTCAAGCGCGAGCGGGACGTCCTGCACCGCCTCGCCCCCGGCATCCCGGTCACCACCAACTTCATGACCGCGCTCTCCCAGTGCGAGTCCCTGGACTACTGGGCCTGGGGCCGCGAGGTCGACCTGGTCACCAACGACCACTACCTGGTCGCCGAGGCGGAGCGCAACCACGTCAACCTCGCGATGTCCGCCGACCTCACCCGCTCGGTGGCCGGCGGCAGGCCCTGGCTGCTGCTGGAGCACTCCACCGGCGCGGTGAACTGGCAGCCGCGCAACCTGGTCAAGCAGCCCGGCGAGATGGCCCGCAACAGCCTCGCCCACGTGGCGCGCGGCTCCGACGGCGCGATGTTCTTCCAGTGGCGGGCCTCCCGGTACGGCGCGGAGAAGTTCCACTCCGCGATGCTGCCGCACGCCGGCACCGACAGCCGGATCTGGCGCGAAGTCGTCGCCCTGGGAGCCTCGTTGGGCTCCCTCGGCGCGGTCCGCGGCAGCCGGGTCGAGGCCGGCGCGGCGATCCTGTGGGACTGGCAGTCCTGGTGGGCGCAGAAGCTGGAGTGGCGCCCCAGCGTCGAGCTGGACGCCCGCGAACGCGCCGACGCCTGGTACGCCGCCGCGTACGACCGCCACCTCACCGTGGACTTCGCCCACCCCGAGTCCGACCTCAGCCGCTACCCGCTGGTCCTGGTCCCCGCCCTCTACCTCACCACCGAGGCCGCCGGGATCAACCTCACCGAGTACGTCCGCGAGGGCGGCACCCTCGCGGTCTCCTACTTCTCCGGCATCGTCGACGAGCACGATGCCGTGCACGCCGGACCGCACCCCGGCGCGCTGCGCGACGTCCTCGGCCTCACGGTCGAGGAGTTCGCCCCGCTGCGCGCCGACCAGCAGGTCCGACTGGCGGGCTCGGAAGGGGAGTTGACCGCGGACGGCTGGTCCGAGTTCGTGGTGCCGCGCGGCGCCGACCCGGTGTGGACGTACGCCGACGGCCCCGCCGCCGGACACCCCGCCGTCACCCGGCACGCCCTCGGCGGCGGCCACGCCTGGTACGTCTCCAGCCGCCTGCACGGCGCCCACCTCGACGCCGTGCTCGGCCGGGCGATCGCCGACGCCGGCCTGACCACCCCCGAACTGCCGCGCGACGTCGAGGTGGTGGAGCGGATCGGCGAGCACGGCCGGTACCTCTTCGCGATCAACCACACCGCCGCCTCCGCCCGCGTCCCGCTGCCCGGCAGCGGCACCGAACTCCTCACCGGCACCCCGGTGAGCGGCCACCTGGACGTCCCCGGCAACAGCACCCGGGTCGTCCACCTCCGAACCCCTGTCAGGAGTCGTTGAGGGTCGGCTCCCGACAGGCACCGACCGGCGGGCCGACCCGCCCGCCGGTCCCGGTGGGGGTGCCCCAACCTGCCCCCGAGGCACCCCCACCGCCCCCCACCCTCGTGGCCCCACCCCACCACCCCCACCGTTCGGGCACGCCCCCCCCAGCAGCAACCCGACGTGCCCGGACCCATCGCCAAGGACGACGATGCACCAGGGAATCAAGCGCGCCCTCGTCGGCGCCGCCGCCACGCTCCTGCTCACCACCACCGCCGCCGCCCTGCCCACCACGGCGAACGCGGCGAGCACGCTCACCAACGCCGGCTTCGAGACCGGCGGCGCCGCGACCGCCACCCCCACCGGCTGGTCCACCTACTCCGCCGCCGGCCAGAACAGCGCCTCCTACACCGAGGCCGGCGGCCGCAGCGGCTCCTACCGGCTCACCCACTGGGCGTCCACCGCCTACAAGGTGGAGACCTACCAGTACCTCTCCGGCCTGACCAACGGCACGTACACCCTCAGCGCCTGGGTCCGCTCCAGCGGCGGCCAGAACTCCGCCTACCTGGCGCTGCGCAACTGCGGCTCCACCGAGCAGCGCACCGACCTGCCCCCCACCCCCAACGGCGCCTGGATCCACCTGGTCACCTCCGTCAAGGTCACCGGAGCCCAGTGCACCGTCAGCATCAACTCCGACGCCAACGCCGGGAACTGGCTCAACGTCGACGACCTCACCTTCACCTCCGGCACCACCGGCGTCACCGCCCGCGGCGTGGACGTCTCCACGCTGAAGAAGAGCGAGGACCGCGGCGGCACCTACAAGTACGCCAACGGCACCACCGGCGACGCCCTGAGCATCCTCAAGGCGAACGGCGCCAACTACGTCCGCCTCAAGGTGTGGGTGAACCCCGCCGACGGCTACAACGACAAGGCCCGGGTGCTGACCATGGCGCAGCGCGCCAAGGCCCTCGGCATGGGCCTGCTGATCGACTTCCACTACTCCGACAGCTGGGCCGACCCGGGCAAGCAGAACAAGCCCGCCGCCTGGTCCGGCTACACCCTCGACCAGCTCAAGTCGGCGGTCTACAACCACACCTACGACGTGCTCAACGCCCTGAAGGCCCAGGGCACCACCGCCGACATGGTGCAGATCGGCAACGAGATCAACGCCGGCATCCTGTGGTCCGAGGGCTCCACCTCCAACTGGGGCAACCTCGCCGCGCTGCTCACCCAGGGCGCCAACGCCGCCAAGGCGGTCAGCGGCTCCACCAAGGTCGCCCTGCACCTGGCCAACGGCGGCGACGACGCCGGCGCCCGCACCTTCTACGACAACGCCGTCGCGCGCGGGGTCCCGTTCGACCTGATCGGCCTCTCCTACTACGGCTACTGGCACGGCGCGCTCAGCGACCTGCAGACCACCCTGGACGACATGGCGTCCCGGTACGGCAAGCAGGTGTTCGTCGCCGAGACCGCGTACGCGTTCACCCTGGCCAACAACGACTCCCTGGAGAACAACGTCGCGTACAGCAGCCAGCTGGTCGCCGGGTACCCGGCCACCCAGGCCGGGCAGGCCGCCAACCTGCGCGACGTGATGAACGTGGTCGAGGCCGTCCCGAACGGCAAGGGCCTGGGCGTCTTCTACTGGGAACCGACCTGGACCGCCGTGGCCGGCAACGGCTGGGACCCCACCGACGCCACCTCGGCCGACGCCTGGGAGAACCAGGCGCTCTTCGACTACACCAACAAGCCGACCGGCGCGATGGCCTGGCTGAACCACCGCTGACCCCGACCGGCGCGTCCGCCCGCCCCTGCGACGCGGGCGGGCGCGCCCCCGCCGTCACCCCCCCCCCACCGGAGGAAGCGTGCGCCCCCCGACTCCTCGCCGACCTGCCGCGCAACGCCCGCAACTCGGTCCTGCTGGAACCGCTCTGGGCCGTCCCCGGCACCGTCACGCTCTACTACGCCACGCTCTTCCAGAAGGAGGCCGGCCTCACCACCTGGCAGATCGGAGCCATCGCCTCCGCCTCGCTC from Kitasatospora terrestris includes the following:
- a CDS encoding ABC transporter substrate-binding protein is translated as MHRRIVVAAAAALTGVLALSACSGSDSGSDAKAASGPVTLNFWSWAPNMDKVAAAWNASHPDIQVNVLKQAGGDDLVTKVITAAKAGNAPDLIQTEYQALPTLVSNDVLADVAKQAGSVKDRFADGVWKQVTLGTDAVYAIPQDSAPLAFYYRQDLFQQYGLKVPTTWAEFADAAHQLKAKDPAKSLTTFSSNDSGLFAGLAQQAGAKWWTSSGDTWKVAIDDTATKKVADFWGGLVKDGSVDNQPMYTPAWSKALNEGTQIAWVSAVWAPGVLESSAPDTKGKWAMAPLPQWNAGENATGSWGGSSTGITTGAVKAGHADAAAKFATWLNTDPQAVAALVKEVNIYPAATAAQATLTTGPAFFPNQPDFYAKAAEIAKGTAPAAWGPNVNVAYSAFKDAFGQASQAKGDFAPALTAMQTATVDDMKKNGFKLAG
- a CDS encoding carbohydrate ABC transporter permease — protein: MSTTTLGTRRTAPAPGTTPGNPTAPPRRRAAWVPTLLLLLGALYCLVPIVWVVTAATKSRAELFTTFTYAPGTGFLDNLAELSGYRGGVYWQWMANSALYAGVGALLSAAVSGLTGYALAKYRFRGRDTVFNVLLAGVLMPPITLAVPQYLLMAKAGLADTHWSVLLPSILSPYGIYLARIYAEAAVPDEVVEAARVDGAKDLRLFRSVALPMMVPGLVTVFLFQFVAIWNNFLLPYIMLGDDHKFPVTVGLYSLLAQGANEPALYTLVITGALLSVVPLIALFLGLQRYWRVDLLSGAVKS
- a CDS encoding beta-galactosidase, producing MAHHWPVGLDQLAYGGDYNPEQWPEHVWQEDVRLMREAGVTMVSVGIFSWALLETERGVYDFGWLDRLLDLLHENGIRVDLGTPTVVPPAWFYREHPEALPVDREGVRYEFGGRGAICHSSPAYRQAAASITEQLGRRYGSHPALALWHVHNEYGVPVSACYCEASAEDFRQWLAARYTTLEELNEAWGTAFWGQHYNRWDDIRPPRLTPTACNPAQQLDFARFTSDTILENFKRERDVLHRLAPGIPVTTNFMTALSQCESLDYWAWGREVDLVTNDHYLVAEAERNHVNLAMSADLTRSVAGGRPWLLLEHSTGAVNWQPRNLVKQPGEMARNSLAHVARGSDGAMFFQWRASRYGAEKFHSAMLPHAGTDSRIWREVVALGASLGSLGAVRGSRVEAGAAILWDWQSWWAQKLEWRPSVELDARERADAWYAAAYDRHLTVDFAHPESDLSRYPLVLVPALYLTTEAAGINLTEYVREGGTLAVSYFSGIVDEHDAVHAGPHPGALRDVLGLTVEEFAPLRADQQVRLAGSEGELTADGWSEFVVPRGADPVWTYADGPAAGHPAVTRHALGGGHAWYVSSRLHGAHLDAVLGRAIADAGLTTPELPRDVEVVERIGEHGRYLFAINHTAASARVPLPGSGTELLTGTPVSGHLDVPGNSTRVVHLRTPVRSR
- a CDS encoding sugar ABC transporter permease; its protein translation is MASPSTRPPRRLAPYGFLAPATLLFALFFALPIGYAVYLSFRAVRVKGLGLGSHARQEVWAGLSNYSSALADSELLAGSGRVLLYGALLVPTMLGLALFFALLLDVPRVRFSAFSRLVIFLPYAVPGIVASLLWGFLYLPTVSPGYFLLTQAGMSGPDLLHGNGLYLAMANIAVWGGTGFNMIVIYTSLRALPAEVYEAARLDGCSELQIALRIKIPMVAPSLVLTFFFSMIATLQVFAEPMTLKPLTNSMTSTWSPLMKVYRDAFVNGNVFSAAATSVVIALATLVLSFGFLKLVNKRADGGS
- a CDS encoding arabinogalactan endo-1,4-beta-galactosidase, which translates into the protein MHQGIKRALVGAAATLLLTTTAAALPTTANAASTLTNAGFETGGAATATPTGWSTYSAAGQNSASYTEAGGRSGSYRLTHWASTAYKVETYQYLSGLTNGTYTLSAWVRSSGGQNSAYLALRNCGSTEQRTDLPPTPNGAWIHLVTSVKVTGAQCTVSINSDANAGNWLNVDDLTFTSGTTGVTARGVDVSTLKKSEDRGGTYKYANGTTGDALSILKANGANYVRLKVWVNPADGYNDKARVLTMAQRAKALGMGLLIDFHYSDSWADPGKQNKPAAWSGYTLDQLKSAVYNHTYDVLNALKAQGTTADMVQIGNEINAGILWSEGSTSNWGNLAALLTQGANAAKAVSGSTKVALHLANGGDDAGARTFYDNAVARGVPFDLIGLSYYGYWHGALSDLQTTLDDMASRYGKQVFVAETAYAFTLANNDSLENNVAYSSQLVAGYPATQAGQAANLRDVMNVVEAVPNGKGLGVFYWEPTWTAVAGNGWDPTDATSADAWENQALFDYTNKPTGAMAWLNHR
- a CDS encoding LacI family DNA-binding transcriptional regulator, translating into MTEPAPRRTNRTKRPPTIHDVAAEAGVSRGTVSRVLQGGHNVSPAALESVNAAIRKLGYVVNRAARSLVTQRSGSVAFLLTEPQERFFEDPNFTTLLRGCTTALAEHDIPLILMTAGNEPERRRVTRYLAAGHVDGVLLVSSHSGNPMLEHLREAELPVVFCGKPLGQRGRIPYVAADDREGAKDMVRHLLDTGRRRVATIAGPQDTPGGVERLYGYREVLQEYGIPVDEGLIAVGDYSRAGGEAAMVELLQRVPDLDAVFVASDLMATGALAALDRAGRSVPGDVAVGGFDDSPAALAARPPLTTIRQPWDRISEQMVRLLLARIAGEEPATVILPTELIVRDSA